One Deinococcus grandis DNA window includes the following coding sequences:
- a CDS encoding LURP-one-related/scramblase family protein, translated as MSLAFPLTLEFKFSLFTELRVTDARGQLVAVVKEKKFSVRDEVRIYRDEQKQVQTHRMKAKGFLAGALDWKASRLIERMDGTPVGALQAQGMRTLWAAGYDLLGPNGEPRFAIRDDHPWLGLIEGALDAIPFVGDFIAMGFDYLVNPTYTVTDTGGQAAYRVHKKRSCMARRFTVEELQPRAGQDDELVLMGLIQLILRERERG; from the coding sequence ATGAGCCTCGCCTTCCCCCTGACGCTGGAATTCAAATTCAGTCTCTTCACCGAACTGCGCGTCACCGACGCGCGCGGGCAGCTCGTCGCGGTCGTCAAGGAGAAGAAATTCAGCGTCCGCGACGAGGTCCGCATCTACCGCGACGAGCAGAAACAGGTCCAGACGCACCGCATGAAAGCCAAGGGCTTCCTCGCGGGCGCGCTCGACTGGAAGGCGTCACGCCTGATCGAACGCATGGACGGCACGCCCGTCGGCGCCCTCCAGGCGCAGGGCATGCGGACCCTGTGGGCCGCCGGGTACGACCTGCTCGGCCCGAACGGCGAACCCCGCTTCGCCATCCGCGACGATCACCCCTGGCTGGGCCTGATCGAGGGCGCGCTGGACGCCATTCCATTCGTCGGGGACTTCATCGCCATGGGCTTCGACTACCTCGTGAACCCCACGTACACCGTGACCGACACGGGCGGGCAGGCGGCGTACCGCGTGCACAAGAAACGCAGCTGCATGGCGCGCCGCTTCACCGTCGAGGAGTTGCAGCCGCGCGCTGGGCAGGACGACGAACTGGTCCTGATGGGCCTCATCCAGCTGATCCTGCGCGAACGCGAACGCGGCTGA
- a CDS encoding tetratricopeptide repeat protein, with the protein MRPNLLTLTAILALTAPLHFAAAQTDTTQTTTTQTPAALAADARALADKARATYPRGSANIDQTLWKQAAAAAEAAVAAAPGNPEYLKLRANIYTEVGFWKQAETTWTAYFQAAPNAAQNTPEAKSAATVQYNLGYAAYTRNQPDQAAKFFDTCLTFDPASAPCATWAARTALEAGQYALARTLYDRALTLNPGDKTLAYFRALTDRAAQYGPAATRAFSRAYGDLDAGRKAQALAGFQEAARSAPNFADAQREAGRLALDLNNTQAALDAYTALSALPGATASDRYNLALAQEAQTYGLQAVRTYRAAYAKYAAGNKAAAEEGFQAATTQNPRYAKAWAWLGRTRYERKDYPGATAAYTQAVALDPTDKSSAYYLKLAQQGK; encoded by the coding sequence ATGCGACCCAACCTGCTGACCCTGACCGCCATCCTGGCCCTGACCGCGCCCCTGCACTTCGCCGCCGCACAGACCGACACCACCCAGACCACCACGACGCAGACGCCCGCCGCGCTCGCCGCCGACGCCCGCGCCCTGGCCGACAAGGCCCGCGCCACTTACCCCAGGGGCAGCGCGAACATCGACCAGACCCTCTGGAAGCAGGCCGCCGCCGCCGCCGAGGCCGCCGTCGCCGCCGCGCCCGGCAACCCCGAGTACCTGAAACTCCGGGCGAACATTTATACCGAGGTCGGCTTCTGGAAACAGGCGGAAACCACCTGGACCGCGTACTTCCAGGCGGCCCCGAACGCCGCGCAGAACACCCCGGAAGCCAAGAGTGCCGCCACGGTCCAGTACAACCTCGGGTACGCCGCGTATACCCGCAACCAACCGGATCAGGCCGCGAAGTTCTTCGACACCTGCCTGACCTTCGACCCCGCCAGCGCCCCCTGCGCCACCTGGGCCGCCCGCACCGCCCTGGAAGCCGGGCAGTACGCGCTGGCCCGCACCCTCTACGACCGCGCGCTGACGCTGAACCCCGGCGACAAGACCCTGGCGTACTTCCGCGCCCTGACCGACAGGGCCGCGCAGTACGGCCCCGCCGCCACCCGCGCCTTCAGCCGCGCGTACGGCGACCTGGACGCCGGACGCAAAGCCCAGGCCCTCGCCGGATTCCAGGAGGCCGCCCGCAGCGCCCCCAACTTCGCCGACGCGCAGCGCGAAGCCGGACGTCTCGCCCTGGACCTGAACAACACCCAGGCCGCGCTGGACGCGTACACGGCCCTGAGCGCCCTGCCCGGCGCGACCGCCAGCGACCGGTACAACCTCGCCCTCGCCCAGGAAGCGCAGACCTACGGCCTCCAGGCCGTCCGCACCTACCGCGCCGCGTACGCCAAGTACGCCGCCGGGAACAAGGCGGCCGCCGAAGAGGGCTTCCAGGCCGCCACCACCCAGAACCCCAGATACGCCAAAGCCTGGGCGTGGCTGGGCCGCACCCGCTACGAACGCAAGGACTACCCCGGCGCGACCGCCGCGTACACCCAGGCCGTCGCCCTGGACCCCACCGACAAGAGCAGCGCCTACTACCTGAAACTCGCCCAGCAGGGCAAGTAA
- the fmt gene encoding methionyl-tRNA formyltransferase: protein MTGGGPRVAFFGSPAFALPVLDAIREHFQVVLVVAQPDKPVGRGLKLTPPPVAARAAELGLPLAQPKKLRGNAAFESTLRESGADVAVTCAYGKILPLSVLNIPRYGFLNTHTSLLPAYRGSAPIQWALINGEAVTGTTIMQTDEGMDTGPVLLQEALSIAPEWTSLDLADALSVQASRLIVQALSNLDGLSPTPQDETLATHAPMLVKEDGFVRWTDTAAQIVNRSRGVAAWPQTTAFLGGARLKLAGLSVTEGSGQPGEVLGVSEGGLTVAAQEGAVLIRTVQPEARKAQPAHTWAQGAGVARGTRLDVWEPTRE, encoded by the coding sequence TTGACCGGCGGCGGGCCGCGCGTGGCGTTCTTCGGGTCGCCCGCGTTCGCGCTGCCGGTGCTCGACGCGATCCGCGAGCACTTTCAGGTGGTGCTGGTCGTGGCGCAGCCGGACAAGCCGGTGGGGCGCGGCCTGAAGCTGACGCCCCCGCCCGTCGCGGCCCGCGCGGCGGAACTGGGCCTGCCCCTCGCGCAGCCCAAGAAGCTGCGGGGGAACGCGGCGTTCGAGTCGACGCTGCGCGAGTCCGGCGCGGACGTGGCGGTCACCTGCGCGTACGGGAAGATCCTGCCCCTCAGCGTGCTGAACATTCCCCGCTACGGGTTCCTGAACACGCACACCAGCCTGCTGCCCGCGTACCGGGGCTCCGCGCCGATCCAGTGGGCGCTGATCAACGGCGAGGCGGTGACGGGCACGACGATCATGCAGACCGACGAGGGCATGGACACCGGCCCGGTGCTGCTGCAGGAGGCGCTGTCCATCGCGCCGGAGTGGACCAGCCTCGACCTGGCGGACGCCCTGAGTGTGCAGGCGTCGCGGCTGATCGTGCAGGCCCTGTCGAACCTGGACGGCCTCTCCCCCACCCCGCAGGACGAGACACTCGCCACGCACGCGCCCATGCTGGTCAAGGAGGACGGCTTCGTCCGCTGGACCGACACCGCCGCGCAGATCGTGAACCGCTCCCGGGGCGTGGCGGCGTGGCCGCAGACGACCGCGTTCCTGGGCGGCGCCCGCCTGAAACTCGCGGGCCTCAGCGTCACGGAGGGCAGCGGCCAGCCGGGCGAGGTGCTGGGCGTCAGCGAGGGCGGCCTGACCGTTGCCGCGCAGGAGGGCGCCGTGCTGATCCGCACCGTGCAGCCCGAGGCGCGCAAGGCGCAGCCCGCGCACACCTGGGCGCAGGGGGCGGGCGTGGCGCGCGGCACCCGCCTCGACGTCTGGGAACCGACCCGCGAGTAG
- the def gene encoding peptide deformylase, whose amino-acid sequence MSDPASPRVYPLRLYGDPVLRRKAKPLQATDTLTVPGFDPQTVRQVADTMLETMFEAHGVGLAAPQIGLPVRLFVAVEYEDDEEENEGQDRPLKSRVLRDFVMLNPVLKVIDKKKDRSYQEGCLSIPGIYEEGVPRARAVQVSYTDLDGVARVIEADDFLARVFQHEADHLDGVLFLDRLPAEVTEDYRKELLAIQQKSRTFLNDLAAHERQRKAGL is encoded by the coding sequence GTGAGCGACCCTGCCTCCCCCCGCGTGTACCCGCTGCGCCTGTACGGTGACCCCGTCCTGCGCCGCAAGGCCAAGCCCCTCCAGGCGACCGACACCCTGACCGTGCCGGGTTTCGATCCGCAGACGGTGCGTCAGGTGGCGGACACCATGCTGGAGACGATGTTCGAGGCGCACGGCGTGGGGCTGGCCGCGCCGCAGATCGGCCTGCCGGTGCGGCTGTTCGTGGCGGTCGAGTACGAGGACGACGAGGAGGAGAACGAGGGCCAGGACAGGCCGCTGAAGTCCCGCGTGCTGCGTGATTTCGTGATGCTGAACCCGGTGCTGAAGGTCATCGACAAGAAGAAGGACCGCTCGTACCAGGAGGGGTGCCTGAGCATTCCCGGCATCTACGAGGAGGGCGTGCCGCGCGCCCGCGCCGTGCAGGTCAGCTACACCGACCTGGACGGGGTGGCCCGCGTGATCGAGGCGGATGATTTCCTGGCGCGGGTGTTCCAGCACGAGGCGGATCACCTGGACGGCGTGCTGTTCCTGGACCGCCTGCCCGCCGAGGTGACCGAGGACTACCGCAAGGAGCTGCTGGCGATCCAGCAGAAGTCCCGCACGTTCCTGAACGATCTGGCCGCGCACGAGCGGCAGCGCAAGGCGGGCCTTTGA
- a CDS encoding SMI1/KNR4 family protein, producing the protein MWRWLLPLLIVPAILYAVTGGSVGPPPPLEVRRVTPVTLPEPRDLPELLARLDAWVAREVPLQHATLRPGVTDAALDAFEVRQGVTLPPALRALYRWHDGGDLFGLKFLSLEHLEFQRVAWAELAADRMTDLDEVVVSHPPGAIRLLYATGDWLPFLHDGGGNHVAIDLHPGPAGRPGQVITVGPDEDDRYVLAPDLDTFLREYLRRLESGRVTVRRLGGYATETWEVRLQEPGGRAPDTYGLLAHLFPGFGAAPERMDTRWH; encoded by the coding sequence CCCTGCTGATCGTCCCGGCGATCCTGTACGCCGTGACCGGTGGGTCGGTGGGTCCCCCGCCGCCGCTGGAGGTGCGCCGCGTGACCCCTGTGACCCTGCCGGAACCCCGTGACCTGCCCGAACTGCTGGCCCGCCTGGACGCCTGGGTGGCGCGTGAGGTTCCCCTGCAACACGCGACCCTGCGCCCCGGCGTGACAGACGCCGCGCTGGACGCCTTCGAGGTGCGGCAGGGCGTGACGCTGCCCCCGGCCCTGCGCGCCCTGTACCGCTGGCATGACGGCGGCGACCTGTTCGGCCTGAAATTCCTGAGCCTGGAGCATCTGGAATTCCAGCGGGTGGCGTGGGCGGAACTCGCCGCCGACCGCATGACCGATCTGGACGAGGTCGTGGTGTCGCACCCGCCCGGCGCGATCCGCCTCCTATATGCCACGGGCGACTGGCTGCCGTTCCTGCACGACGGGGGCGGGAACCACGTGGCGATTGACCTGCATCCTGGCCCAGCTGGGCGGCCAGGGCAGGTGATCACGGTCGGCCCGGACGAGGACGACCGCTACGTGCTGGCGCCCGATCTCGACACCTTCCTGCGCGAGTACCTGCGCCGCCTGGAATCGGGGCGGGTCACGGTGCGCCGCCTGGGCGGGTACGCGACCGAAACCTGGGAGGTGCGCCTGCAGGAGCCGGGCGGGCGTGCCCCGGACACGTACGGGTTGCTGGCCCACCTGTTCCCTGGATTCGGCGCGGCACCCGAGCGCATGGACACCCGCTGGCACTGA